The Synechococcus sp. UW179A DNA window ACAGCTCACTAGCCAAGCCGGAGGTCCAATCAGCTGGGTCTCCTACACCACCCAAACCCGAAGCCTGGGCATTAGTCGTACACAACTGGCATGCCCGCTGCAGGTGGCTTCATCAATGCTTTGACCTCTGGCTGTACCGACCGCTTGAACCGCTGCCACTGAGGGCTCAGCAGAATCTGTGTGACAGCAGCTTCACCAAGCCGCTGACCCGCTTCCACGTCACTCGGGTAATGCATGCCGCACGTCACGCGAGCCGCCATCCCCTGATGCCCAACCGCCAGCAAGCGCTCTCGACGTTCCGGCAGCAGATCTGCCAGGAGCAAGCTAGTGCTCACATACCAAGCAGCATGGCCACTGGGATAGCTCTGCGAAGACTCAAGCGGGAGACAAGGTTTGAGATCCGGATGGGTCAGGAATGGTCGTGACCGGGCATGTGCAACCTTGAGCTGGTTTTTGGCCTCATCAACCAAGTGCACAAACTGAGGCACACCTGCTGCGATGCGTGGCGCTGTTTTCTCAAAATCCGAACCAATAGCCGCTTGGAACCGACCGATCTCCCGACCGAGATAGGTCCATGCATGGCCCACCAACTCGGAATTACGCGCAAACTGCTGCCAGCGCAACACCGCTAGATCCCGTTTCAATCGATCACTGCCCTGAAGAGGTGGCTTCCCGACCACATCAGCCAAAGAAGCCAAATTCAGCGCAAGTCCATCCGCGGGATTCGCTCTTGCTGGAGCCATTGTGCCTGCGCACACACCAGCGACCAACGCCCAAGCGAAGACAGAAACCGGAATCTTCACTGATGGTTGCCGAGCGGTTTGTCCCATCACTCAAACCTATTCACTCCAAGGGTTGATTCTGTTGCGGGAGCTCTGAGCAGATTCAGAACGTGGTGGAGAAAACCATGGTCCGCCGCAACGCACAAGCATCGCTGGGGCTTGACCCTTCAAAGCCTGCAAGA harbors:
- a CDS encoding phosphatase PAP2 family protein, with protein sequence MGQTARQPSVKIPVSVFAWALVAGVCAGTMAPARANPADGLALNLASLADVVGKPPLQGSDRLKRDLAVLRWQQFARNSELVGHAWTYLGREIGRFQAAIGSDFEKTAPRIAAGVPQFVHLVDEAKNQLKVAHARSRPFLTHPDLKPCLPLESSQSYPSGHAAWYVSTSLLLADLLPERRERLLAVGHQGMAARVTCGMHYPSDVEAGQRLGEAAVTQILLSPQWQRFKRSVQPEVKALMKPPAAGMPVVYD